In Sedimenticola thiotaurini, the following proteins share a genomic window:
- a CDS encoding GspH/FimT family pseudopilin, whose protein sequence is MKRKGSKNSGFTLIELMITIAVVAILLAIAVPSFTSMLINNRLNTQANEMVALFALARSEATKRGAEVRVAAQDANDWTKGWNVLVDDNKDGDFNDAGDVLSVLAPFPKSTVVAGGSNSLTIPGVVVFDSRGALVPRGDVFSMVISDPGCTGDQKRTLIVSTTGRPSITRSACP, encoded by the coding sequence ATGAAAAGAAAAGGCAGCAAAAATTCGGGTTTTACCCTGATCGAACTAATGATCACTATCGCTGTGGTAGCCATACTATTAGCTATCGCTGTTCCTTCTTTCACCTCCATGTTGATTAATAATCGCTTGAACACGCAGGCCAATGAGATGGTCGCCCTGTTTGCGCTGGCCAGGAGTGAAGCCACCAAGCGTGGTGCCGAGGTGCGTGTCGCGGCGCAGGATGCCAATGACTGGACAAAAGGTTGGAACGTGCTTGTAGATGATAATAAGGATGGCGACTTCAATGACGCTGGAGACGTTTTGAGCGTTTTGGCGCCATTCCCGAAATCCACGGTGGTTGCGGGTGGCAGTAACAGTCTGACTATTCCTGGTGTGGTTGTATTTGATTCTCGTGGTGCTCTTGTGCCCAGGGGAGATGTGTTCTCGATGGTTATTTCTGATCCGGGCTGTACGGGGGATCAAAAAAGAACTCTGATTGTTTCAACGACCGGCAGACCTTCAATTACGCGTTCCGCATGTCCGTAG
- the pilV gene encoding type IV pilus modification protein PilV, whose product MNTLKIKKHQQGFTLIEVMVSVIVLAIGLLGMAGLQTVTLQNGQSAYMRSQATILAYDIMDRMRINRDQAINGSYDLALNATPSSGSGVHQQDLTAWVADLAEALPAGDGSVDCTSVSGLCSIVVQWDDTRATEGIATQQVNITARL is encoded by the coding sequence ATGAATACACTCAAGATAAAAAAGCATCAGCAGGGCTTTACTTTAATAGAAGTAATGGTTTCTGTTATTGTTCTGGCGATTGGCCTGCTTGGAATGGCCGGGCTTCAGACTGTTACGCTGCAAAACGGCCAGAGTGCCTACATGCGTTCGCAGGCTACCATTCTCGCTTATGACATTATGGATCGCATGCGGATCAACCGTGATCAGGCAATTAATGGATCCTATGATCTGGCGCTTAACGCAACCCCATCAAGTGGTTCGGGTGTCCACCAGCAAGACCTGACAGCTTGGGTTGCTGACCTTGCTGAAGCGCTCCCTGCCGGTGACGGTTCAGTGGATTGTACGAGCGTTTCGGGTCTTTGTTCGATTGTCGTCCAATGGGATGATACGCGTGCAACAGAAGGTATTGCTACGCAACAAGTTAATATTACCGCCAGGCTGTAA
- a CDS encoding PilW family protein: MYRDLKEQGFSLVELMISMVLMLLIMAAVLSLFVSSKAVYRTDSEFARIQENGRYAIDVLQRSIRMAGYSGCRTLMSIAPTIIANNPPDFASIEDAIEGWDSGSGWANPTGIAHVAGTDVIRVNFAAGVGTKLDGDMATNNANIVVNGNPDQLQAGDLVYITDCQSADLFRATSVSQSSGQYTIAHGSSANTTDNLSKAYPESAQLMAFESSLYFIGLNPSGIPALYWLDLDSANPAVELVSGVQDMQLIYEVDTNGDLVPDDFRDAGAVTDWGSVLGVRIGMLLRTENNVGAEAQAITFNGVDGNPSGDLRLRKAFWSSVGVRNRLP; the protein is encoded by the coding sequence ATGTATAGAGATCTAAAAGAACAGGGCTTTTCCCTCGTTGAGTTGATGATCAGCATGGTGTTGATGCTGCTTATTATGGCTGCTGTTCTCAGTCTTTTTGTATCGTCAAAGGCGGTTTATCGTACTGACTCGGAGTTTGCAAGGATTCAGGAAAATGGCCGTTATGCTATAGACGTTTTACAGCGAAGTATTCGCATGGCTGGTTACTCAGGTTGCCGTACCTTAATGAGTATCGCGCCAACAATAATAGCAAACAACCCGCCCGATTTTGCCTCAATAGAAGATGCCATAGAGGGGTGGGATTCTGGGTCTGGATGGGCCAATCCTACCGGAATTGCTCATGTGGCTGGTACCGATGTGATCCGCGTTAATTTTGCAGCGGGTGTTGGAACTAAGCTTGATGGAGATATGGCTACCAATAACGCAAATATCGTGGTCAATGGTAATCCTGACCAGTTGCAGGCTGGTGATCTTGTCTATATTACTGATTGCCAGAGCGCGGATCTTTTTCGCGCCACCAGCGTCTCTCAGAGTTCGGGGCAATACACTATCGCCCACGGTAGTTCGGCCAATACAACAGATAACCTTTCAAAGGCTTACCCAGAGTCAGCGCAGTTGATGGCTTTTGAATCATCGCTTTATTTTATTGGCCTGAATCCAAGTGGTATTCCCGCGCTTTACTGGCTTGATCTTGACTCAGCCAATCCAGCCGTCGAGTTGGTTTCGGGCGTTCAGGATATGCAGTTGATCTACGAGGTGGATACAAACGGGGACCTGGTTCCTGATGATTTTCGCGATGCCGGTGCCGTCACGGATTGGGGGTCGGTACTTGGGGTTCGAATCGGCATGCTGCTAAGAACCGAGAATAATGTCGGCGCTGAAGCCCAGGCAATCACATTTAATGGCGTTGATGGAAATCCTTCTGGGGATTTACGTTTGCGGAAAGCTTTCTGGTCATCTGTCGGAGTCAGGAATAGGCTGCCATGA
- a CDS encoding pilus assembly PilX family protein, with product MRTIREITLDTQQGTVLVIVLVMLLVMTLIGVSAMQNTALEERMAGNFADRNMAFQAAESGLRDASEWVQSFLVKPTATSDGSSGIWTAGTIAADPADSQFDWASKGFDYGDKTNNNPNEFSFHYAVPSFVVEETAFIPDGLDPEARAKGQGVNYYTISSIGRGGSDSAESVLQVVYEKRFN from the coding sequence ATGAGAACAATACGTGAAATTACTCTTGATACACAGCAAGGCACGGTACTGGTCATTGTTCTTGTGATGTTGTTGGTGATGACCCTGATTGGGGTTTCCGCGATGCAAAATACGGCTCTTGAAGAGCGGATGGCGGGGAACTTCGCTGATCGTAACATGGCGTTTCAGGCAGCAGAATCGGGATTGCGTGATGCCAGTGAGTGGGTTCAGAGTTTCCTGGTCAAGCCCACTGCCACGTCAGACGGCTCCAGTGGGATTTGGACTGCCGGTACTATTGCTGCTGATCCAGCTGACTCTCAGTTTGATTGGGCGTCGAAAGGTTTTGATTATGGCGATAAGACCAATAACAACCCCAATGAATTTAGTTTTCATTATGCCGTTCCCTCTTTTGTTGTCGAAGAGACTGCTTTTATACCGGATGGACTAGATCCTGAGGCGAGAGCGAAAGGGCAAGGTGTTAATTATTACACCATATCTTCGATAGGCCGAGGCGGCTCCGATAGTGCGGAATCGGTTTTGCAAGTCGTCTACGAAAAACGCTTTAACTGA
- a CDS encoding pilus assembly protein has protein sequence METSLYKHFSTALVTCLLTAIPVMHIQAAPVDVSDAPLYVMQGVDPNIILTLDDSGSMYWSFMPDGISGKKNTKRAKSYVYNKMYYNPNVTYTPPVDHDGNSLGDASFTSAWNDGYNQGNTCTVNLSNHYRPTWYYGNHCDSYNSSNEYAHNSTEAAYYYLFDSTNNNCNGQTTDDDCYDKVVVSSTSGPGGTDETTNFANWYSYYRKRIYAMKAAASRSFANLSDDFRLSMQLINDSSSNAVSQATKFAGTQRTNFYNWLFNVDATGNTPLRRAVYRAGEYLSTAEPYRDDPADASTPERECRQNFLVLMTDGYWNSAAGVSGNRDNQSHTLPNNSMNITSYTPAAPYKDNNSSYLADNTFYYWYRDLRPSLDNKVPPHIVDSSTDINNDGSVDDFDQFWNPINDPAEWQHMVTYTIGLGVNGNLSYPADYADLLTGVKSWSSNQVDDLWHAAINSRGKYFAADDADTLVQSFTDVIQNIIDRTGSSAPVSLNMGSITSNTMLYQARFETSGWAGHLIASKVSDGSNCGSVPIGDICSPEWDAACLLDGGVCAANGVSYTPKSPDLRHIITVDNANGSGIGFRWSQLSSTQQDMLKDPDGPLGPLPNSSDQYGMDRLDFLRGDDTNIAANGGGFRNRTSKLGDIIYSNPTYVGAPSRYYQSSSSFLEASSYPTFKTAYSGRDEMVYVGANDGMLHAFDAISGDEKFAFIPSEVFSNLWRLSLTDYSHTNYVDGPIAEGDVFYNNDWHTVLVGGLGLGGQGFYALDITDPSSFSEANAANMVLWEFTDADDPDLGNSFGKPAIVRLNDGSWAAVFGNGFNNTEGNDGNVSATGNAVVFIVDIATGNVIKKLDTNTGKSNDPTGNSRPNGIVDVRPVDLDGDSITDRLYAGDLFGNMWVWDLSSSNKSQWAAAYGNGVPLFTAVNDSGDAQPITTAPQVDLHPLGMGVMVYFGTGKYYGTGDLVDTSTQSFYGIWDAINSVNNITPKIGAQRNQLLKQEIITVNLTQFAGYDARIVSDYPIRWDDYSSPTDSDEVLGWYMDLPESGERVHQTPIIRNGNIIFVTATPSDDPCESGGTSWLMEVDAASGGRLQTTPFDYNNDGVFSIDDYVQASVDINGDGSIDSGDVAPGSGIRIDNAGIYTTPAVVLHPDNVSEDKIMSTSTGAIESVRENSGLNQVRSWRELR, from the coding sequence ATGGAGACCAGTCTATATAAACATTTCTCAACGGCGCTTGTTACCTGTTTGCTGACCGCTATTCCCGTCATGCATATACAGGCGGCGCCTGTTGATGTCAGTGACGCCCCACTTTATGTAATGCAGGGTGTGGATCCCAATATTATCCTGACACTGGATGATTCCGGCAGTATGTATTGGTCCTTTATGCCTGACGGGATCTCTGGGAAAAAGAATACTAAACGTGCCAAGTCATATGTTTACAATAAAATGTACTACAACCCGAATGTCACCTATACGCCACCTGTCGATCATGATGGCAACTCACTGGGTGATGCTTCGTTTACTTCGGCTTGGAATGATGGTTACAACCAGGGAAACACTTGTACAGTAAATCTCTCCAACCATTACCGGCCAACTTGGTATTATGGGAACCATTGTGACAGTTACAACTCTTCAAATGAGTATGCGCACAATTCTACAGAAGCCGCCTATTATTACCTGTTTGATAGCACCAATAACAACTGTAATGGGCAAACTACAGATGATGACTGCTACGATAAAGTGGTAGTGAGTAGTACATCCGGACCTGGGGGGACGGATGAAACCACCAACTTCGCCAACTGGTACTCCTATTATCGTAAGCGCATATATGCGATGAAGGCTGCAGCTTCTCGTTCGTTTGCCAACCTGAGCGACGATTTCCGCCTTTCCATGCAACTGATTAATGATAGCTCCTCCAATGCTGTTAGCCAAGCCACGAAATTTGCAGGTACGCAGCGTACAAACTTTTACAACTGGTTGTTCAATGTTGACGCTACTGGTAATACGCCACTACGTCGCGCAGTTTATCGTGCCGGAGAGTACTTGAGTACAGCAGAGCCATATCGCGATGATCCGGCGGATGCTTCTACTCCGGAAAGAGAGTGCCGCCAAAACTTTCTTGTGCTGATGACTGATGGTTATTGGAATAGTGCAGCTGGTGTGAGCGGTAACAGAGATAACCAGTCGCATACGTTGCCTAACAATAGCATGAACATTACCAGCTATACGCCTGCTGCACCTTACAAGGATAATAATTCAAGCTATTTGGCCGATAACACTTTTTATTACTGGTATCGTGATCTGCGGCCATCTCTTGATAACAAAGTGCCTCCCCATATTGTCGATAGCTCAACAGATATCAACAATGACGGCAGCGTTGATGATTTCGATCAGTTCTGGAATCCAATTAACGACCCTGCTGAATGGCAGCACATGGTTACCTATACCATCGGCTTGGGAGTTAACGGCAATCTCTCCTATCCGGCGGATTACGCAGATCTTTTAACTGGTGTCAAAAGCTGGAGTAGTAATCAGGTGGATGATCTTTGGCACGCAGCAATAAATAGTCGCGGCAAGTATTTCGCTGCTGATGATGCGGACACGCTGGTGCAATCGTTCACAGATGTGATCCAAAACATTATTGACCGAACCGGTTCTTCTGCTCCAGTTTCGCTGAATATGGGCAGTATTACCTCGAATACCATGCTCTACCAGGCACGTTTTGAGACCTCTGGATGGGCCGGCCATCTAATTGCGAGTAAAGTTTCCGATGGTAGCAACTGTGGTAGCGTGCCGATTGGTGATATCTGCTCACCTGAGTGGGATGCAGCATGCCTTCTTGATGGAGGTGTCTGTGCCGCCAACGGGGTCAGTTATACTCCTAAATCGCCTGATTTACGTCATATTATCACCGTCGATAATGCTAATGGTTCTGGCATAGGATTCCGCTGGTCCCAATTATCCAGTACTCAACAGGATATGCTGAAAGATCCTGATGGTCCCCTTGGCCCGTTGCCAAACTCATCGGATCAGTATGGAATGGATCGGCTTGATTTTTTGCGCGGTGATGACACAAATATAGCGGCAAACGGAGGGGGTTTTCGTAATCGTACGAGCAAACTTGGCGATATCATCTATTCCAACCCTACCTACGTAGGGGCGCCGAGTCGTTATTACCAGTCGTCATCTAGCTTTCTCGAGGCATCTTCTTACCCGACATTTAAAACCGCTTATAGCGGCAGGGATGAAATGGTTTATGTTGGTGCGAACGACGGAATGCTGCATGCATTTGATGCGATAAGTGGTGATGAGAAATTTGCCTTTATCCCTAGTGAGGTTTTTTCCAATCTGTGGCGTTTGTCGCTTACTGACTACTCTCATACCAACTATGTAGATGGCCCGATAGCAGAGGGTGATGTGTTCTACAATAATGACTGGCATACCGTTCTTGTAGGTGGATTGGGGCTTGGTGGACAAGGTTTCTACGCCCTGGATATCACCGACCCGTCCAGTTTCAGTGAAGCTAATGCTGCCAATATGGTGCTATGGGAGTTCACAGATGCAGATGACCCGGATTTGGGCAACAGTTTCGGTAAGCCGGCTATTGTTCGTTTAAATGACGGTTCATGGGCTGCTGTATTTGGGAATGGTTTCAATAATACTGAAGGCAATGACGGAAATGTCAGTGCTACCGGTAATGCTGTGGTATTTATTGTGGATATCGCCACCGGTAATGTGATTAAAAAATTGGATACCAACACGGGCAAATCAAACGACCCAACGGGTAATTCAAGACCGAATGGGATTGTGGATGTGCGTCCTGTTGATTTGGATGGTGATTCAATCACTGATCGCCTCTATGCAGGTGACCTGTTTGGAAATATGTGGGTATGGGATCTGTCCAGTTCTAATAAATCTCAATGGGCAGCTGCATATGGTAACGGAGTTCCCCTGTTTACTGCGGTGAACGACAGTGGCGATGCGCAACCAATTACAACTGCACCGCAAGTCGATCTCCACCCCTTGGGAATGGGTGTTATGGTCTATTTTGGTACCGGTAAGTATTACGGAACGGGGGATTTGGTTGATACTTCCACCCAGTCTTTCTATGGGATCTGGGACGCGATTAATAGCGTCAATAATATAACTCCAAAGATAGGTGCCCAGCGCAATCAACTTCTTAAACAGGAGATTATAACTGTCAATCTTACCCAGTTTGCCGGCTATGATGCGCGTATTGTCTCTGATTACCCGATTCGTTGGGATGATTATTCAAGTCCCACTGACTCCGATGAGGTGTTGGGTTGGTATATGGACCTTCCTGAATCTGGTGAACGGGTGCACCAAACGCCAATCATTCGCAATGGAAATATTATTTTTGTAACAGCGACTCCCTCTGATGATCCCTGTGAGTCCGGCGGCACGAGTTGGCTGATGGAAGTCGATGCGGCCAGTGGCGGTCGTTTACAAACCACTCCGTTTGATTATAACAATGATGGTGTGTTTTCGATTGATGATTACGTACAGGCAAGTGTTGATATTAACGGAGATGGGTCGATTGATTCTGGTGACGTAGCGCCTGGTAGTGGTATTCGTATCGATAACGCGGGTATCTATACCACCCCGGCTGTTGTACTGCATCCCGATAATGTCTCTGAGGATAAGATTATGAGTACCTCGACGGGTGCTATCGAATCAGTTCGTGAGAATTCCGGGCTTAATCAAGTGCGCTCCTGGCGTGAACTTCGATAG
- a CDS encoding type IV pilin protein codes for MSKQSGFTLIELMITVAIVAILAAIAYPSYTEQVKKGRRADAKAVLSEANQWMHRYYSNNFSFTAGAGVTPLPAGLQESPKDTGDKFYDIVPSLVGGDPQTFLLTATPKGAQAGDGMLTIDNLGNKGWDRNNNGAIDGDEGCWEKSCN; via the coding sequence ATGAGCAAGCAAAGCGGATTCACCCTCATCGAATTAATGATTACGGTAGCGATTGTCGCGATTCTGGCGGCAATCGCCTACCCGTCGTATACGGAGCAAGTCAAAAAGGGGCGCCGCGCCGATGCCAAGGCTGTACTGAGTGAGGCGAATCAGTGGATGCATCGTTATTATTCCAATAATTTTAGTTTCACTGCGGGTGCTGGTGTTACCCCTTTGCCTGCTGGTTTGCAAGAATCACCGAAGGATACGGGTGACAAGTTTTATGATATTGTACCGTCGCTTGTTGGTGGGGATCCCCAGACATTCCTTTTAACGGCAACGCCTAAGGGAGCCCAGGCTGGGGATGGAATGCTCACTATCGACAATCTTGGTAACAAAGGGTGGGATAGAAATAATAATGGTGCTATTGATGGTGATGAGGGCTGCTGGGAAAAATCATGTAATTAA
- the ispH gene encoding 4-hydroxy-3-methylbut-2-enyl diphosphate reductase — MEILLANPRGFCAGVDRAIEIVQRALQIYGAPIYVRHEVVHNRYVVDSLKQAGAIFVDELDEIPENNTVIFSAHGVPQAVREEAERRTLQVFDATCPLVTKVHLEVARHSRNGHEVILIGHRGHPEVEGTMGQYRTRDGQGGIYLVVTADDVAGLQIKDPNNLAFVTQTTLSMDDTAKVIAALKSRFPKIQGPKQNDICYATQNRQDAVKELAKQCDLVLVVGSPNSSNSNRLRELALQSDTPAYLIDRADDIDPSWLNGIKMIGLTAGASAPDLLVNEVIEKLKERGANSVRTLSGQEENVTFSLPRQLTEQ; from the coding sequence ATGGAAATTCTGCTCGCCAATCCCCGTGGTTTCTGTGCCGGCGTCGATCGCGCCATCGAGATCGTACAACGGGCACTGCAGATATATGGCGCTCCAATCTATGTCAGGCACGAGGTGGTGCACAATCGCTATGTGGTCGACAGCCTGAAACAGGCAGGTGCTATCTTTGTCGACGAACTTGATGAGATCCCCGAAAACAACACTGTGATCTTCAGTGCCCACGGAGTTCCGCAAGCTGTCAGGGAAGAGGCTGAACGACGCACGCTACAGGTGTTTGATGCCACTTGCCCTCTGGTCACCAAGGTCCATCTGGAAGTGGCCCGGCATAGCAGAAACGGCCATGAAGTGATCCTGATCGGGCATCGAGGTCATCCGGAAGTGGAAGGCACCATGGGTCAATATCGAACGCGGGACGGCCAGGGCGGTATCTACCTGGTGGTCACTGCAGATGATGTGGCGGGGCTGCAGATCAAGGACCCAAACAATCTGGCGTTCGTCACCCAGACCACCCTTTCAATGGATGATACTGCCAAAGTTATCGCAGCACTGAAATCCCGCTTTCCAAAAATACAGGGCCCAAAACAGAACGACATTTGTTACGCCACCCAGAACCGACAGGATGCGGTCAAAGAGTTGGCCAAGCAGTGCGATTTAGTTTTGGTTGTGGGCTCGCCCAACAGTTCAAACTCCAACCGACTGCGGGAGCTGGCCTTGCAATCGGATACACCGGCTTACCTGATAGACAGGGCCGATGATATCGATCCAAGCTGGTTGAACGGCATCAAAATGATTGGCCTGACCGCTGGCGCGTCGGCTCCGGACCTGTTGGTGAATGAAGTGATAGAAAAGCTCAAGGAGCGTGGTGCCAACTCGGTGCGCACACTGAGCGGACAAGAGGAGAATGTGACCTTTTCCCTGCCGAGACAATTGACAGAACAGTAG
- a CDS encoding FKBP-type peptidyl-prolyl cis-trans isomerase — protein MTEALQEITSNGEVTLHFAIALCDGTVITSTFEEEPVTLTMGTGNLAENLEKTLYGLKPGDKQSVILEAEHAFGPHDQEKSYFMPRSSFPPEMELEPELVVSFATPAGDELAGIIRELEESQVKVDFNHPLAGQDIVFTVQIISVNNP, from the coding sequence TTGACTGAAGCACTACAGGAAATCACCAGCAATGGCGAAGTCACCTTGCACTTTGCCATCGCACTTTGTGACGGCACGGTAATAACCAGCACCTTTGAGGAGGAGCCGGTTACCCTGACCATGGGCACCGGCAATCTGGCAGAGAATCTGGAGAAAACCCTTTATGGCCTGAAACCGGGGGATAAACAGTCAGTAATCCTGGAGGCGGAACACGCCTTCGGCCCGCATGATCAGGAGAAGTCCTACTTTATGCCCCGCAGTTCATTCCCTCCGGAGATGGAACTGGAACCGGAGCTGGTGGTCAGCTTTGCCACACCCGCAGGTGATGAACTGGCCGGTATTATCAGAGAACTGGAAGAGTCGCAGGTCAAGGTCGACTTTAACCACCCGCTGGCTGGCCAGGATATTGTCTTTACCGTACAGATTATCAGCGTTAACAACCCATAA
- a CDS encoding cob(I)yrinic acid a,c-diamide adenosyltransferase: MGYRLSKIYTRTGDKGTTGLGDGRRVDKDSARIEAIGTIDELNCLIGILITHSPPAEIEQLLTAIQHRLFDLGGELAMPGHNLMSDQSVTDLEQELDKLNENLPPLQEFILPAGNRLAASCHHARAVCRRAERRLTQLARDENEAVNQTGLKYLNRLSDLLFVIARVLARQDGGNEVYWRKDI; this comes from the coding sequence ATGGGCTACAGATTATCCAAGATTTATACCCGCACCGGTGACAAAGGCACCACCGGCCTGGGTGACGGTCGCCGCGTCGACAAGGACAGCGCTCGTATCGAAGCGATCGGCACTATCGATGAACTGAACTGTCTGATCGGCATCCTGATTACCCACAGTCCGCCAGCAGAGATCGAGCAGCTGTTGACCGCAATCCAGCATCGCCTGTTTGACCTGGGTGGCGAACTGGCCATGCCCGGACACAACCTGATGAGTGACCAATCAGTGACTGACCTGGAACAGGAGCTGGATAAATTGAATGAAAACCTGCCTCCTTTGCAGGAGTTCATCCTGCCCGCAGGAAACCGGCTGGCCGCCAGTTGTCACCACGCCCGTGCGGTATGCCGCCGCGCCGAGCGGCGTCTGACACAACTCGCCCGGGATGAAAACGAAGCGGTCAACCAGACCGGGCTGAAATATCTCAATCGACTTTCGGATCTGTTATTTGTGATCGCGCGCGTGCTCGCACGACAAGATGGTGGTAACGAGGTCTATTGGCGCAAGGATATTTAA
- the rimO gene encoding 30S ribosomal protein S12 methylthiotransferase RimO: MNNPAPQIGFVSLGCPKNLVDSERILTQLRAEGYGIAHSYAGADLVVVNTCGFIDAAVEESLETIGDALNENGRVIVTGCLGVREDEVRAEHPGVLAVTGPHAYEAVMAAVHDHLPAPHDPYTSLLPPQGVKLTPRHYAYLKISEGCNHRCTFCIIPQLRGDLVSRPVGEVVREAENLVNAGVRELLVVSQDTSAYGVDLKYRSDLVGGKVLKTRLKELATALGDLQAWTRLHYVYPYPSVDDLIPLMAEGVILPYLDMPLQHADRTILRSMQRPAASEKVLERIRRWRQICPDLTLRSTFIVGFPGETEASFNELLAFLQEARLDRVGCFTYSPVAGATANALPDQVPESLKQERLERFMAVQEQISRERLADKVGSQTIVLVDGVTEDAVIARSYADAPEIDGNVLIGGGWDLEPGDFVEVKITGSDAHDLYAEPVI; the protein is encoded by the coding sequence ATGAACAACCCGGCTCCCCAGATCGGTTTTGTCAGTCTTGGCTGTCCCAAAAATCTGGTTGACTCCGAACGTATCCTTACCCAACTGCGTGCCGAAGGGTATGGTATAGCCCATAGCTACGCGGGAGCCGACCTGGTGGTGGTTAACACCTGCGGCTTTATTGATGCGGCGGTGGAAGAGTCGCTGGAGACCATCGGTGACGCACTGAATGAGAATGGCCGGGTCATTGTGACCGGTTGTCTCGGTGTCAGGGAGGACGAGGTGCGCGCTGAACATCCCGGTGTATTGGCGGTGACCGGACCCCACGCCTACGAAGCGGTGATGGCGGCGGTACATGACCACTTGCCGGCCCCCCATGATCCCTATACCAGCCTGTTGCCACCCCAGGGAGTCAAGCTGACCCCCCGTCACTACGCCTACCTGAAGATCTCCGAAGGGTGCAATCACCGCTGCACCTTCTGCATCATCCCCCAACTGCGGGGCGATCTGGTGAGTCGTCCGGTCGGGGAGGTGGTGCGGGAAGCCGAGAACCTGGTGAATGCCGGGGTGCGGGAGCTGCTGGTGGTTTCTCAGGACACCAGCGCCTACGGTGTGGATCTCAAGTATCGCAGCGATCTGGTGGGTGGAAAAGTTCTCAAGACCCGGCTCAAGGAACTGGCCACCGCCCTGGGCGATCTGCAGGCCTGGACCCGGCTGCACTATGTCTATCCCTACCCAAGCGTGGATGATCTGATTCCGCTAATGGCGGAAGGCGTCATCCTGCCCTACCTGGATATGCCCCTGCAGCATGCTGACCGCACCATTCTGCGGTCGATGCAGCGTCCGGCCGCCAGTGAAAAGGTGCTGGAGCGGATTCGCCGCTGGCGCCAGATCTGCCCCGATCTGACCCTGCGCAGTACCTTTATCGTCGGTTTTCCTGGCGAAACCGAGGCGTCGTTCAACGAATTGCTGGCCTTCCTGCAGGAGGCGCGGCTGGATCGGGTCGGCTGCTTCACCTATTCACCAGTGGCAGGAGCCACCGCCAATGCCTTGCCGGATCAAGTACCGGAGTCACTCAAGCAGGAGCGGTTGGAGCGATTCATGGCGGTGCAGGAGCAGATCAGCCGGGAGCGCCTGGCGGACAAGGTCGGCAGCCAGACGATTGTTCTGGTGGACGGAGTGACCGAAGATGCAGTGATCGCCCGCAGCTACGCCGATGCGCCGGAGATTGATGGCAACGTGCTGATTGGTGGTGGCTGGGATCTGGAACCGGGGGATTTTGTTGAGGTGAAGATCACCGGCTCGGACGCACACGATCTGTACGCGGAGCCGGTGATATAG
- a CDS encoding YgaP family membrane protein, translated as MTVDRMILAFAGFFILLSLALGWEKSPLFHSSNWLWFTAFVGLNLFQSAFTGFCPLGNILKALGVKTA; from the coding sequence ATGACTGTTGATCGCATGATTCTCGCCTTTGCCGGCTTCTTCATTCTGCTCAGCCTGGCACTCGGCTGGGAGAAGAGCCCCCTGTTCCACAGCAGCAACTGGCTCTGGTTTACCGCCTTTGTGGGACTGAACCTGTTCCAGTCCGCCTTTACCGGCTTCTGCCCGCTTGGCAATATTCTCAAGGCATTGGGCGTTAAAACCGCCTGA